The Musa acuminata AAA Group cultivar baxijiao chromosome BXJ2-2, Cavendish_Baxijiao_AAA, whole genome shotgun sequence genome contains the following window.
tctaacTGCCAATGAAACATGGACGAAGGTCATGAGACGTCACAATACAAACACATATAGCAAATCTTTGTAAAGTAGGACACTACACATCATAGATACACAATCCAAGTACATATTTTCCATATATTTACTGTAGTTGTGTATTGTAAGTGTATGTTATGTGCGAGTTTGATAATCTGTTATCACCATATGCACAACATATAGAAACCATTTACATAGATACTAAAATATTAGATAGATATCCACATTATTTAAAGTCAAAATTCCAGTGTACAAAATATTGTCTTATTTAGCATGATTAGAAGCCTTAGATGATGTATCATTGGTTACATGTGAAAATTTCAACATGGAATGAGAATTATCTGGTAAGTGTTAGTATCAGAGATGTACACGACACCGAGACCAAAagcaaatttgaaagatttcctgCTTCAATTAACTGCCTTTATTATAGGTATTATGACATGCTATTTACTTCCAGAAGTTGCATGTTGTATTGATTAGTTACCACAATCTGTTGAAACCTAAAGTTTTGTGAAGCCTCTAATATGTTATGCTCCAGAAAAGCAAGGACTTATACTTCCAAAAGTAACTTGACTAATTTCTATGGTTAATTTCTATATCCAGCTGAAGTACTTgactaagtttttattttttcctttttaacatTATAGTCAAATTAGTATCCATCTAGAAAATCAAATGCAAGATTGTCAATAATCCAATCATATGGTCTGTCTGCATGGCTCTTTTAATAGGTCTGACATGATAAAATTATGAAAGCAGGAAGCTGAACTTACTGAGTGTTTaagcttataaaataatatttcaaattattattaaattttattaatgTAATTAAAATATTGAAAAAACTTGGTTTAGGATAAATAACACTTAGTTACAGATTCTGATTAAAGGCTTCAGATTTTCAGGGGAAAACATAGATAGTATAACAATCCTAGAAATTTGATAAGCTTATATTTGGCTTCACATTCTTTTCGAAATATGATAATAGATTATTTTCTATGATGCTTCCTTTTTGTGACATCATCTCCAATGATTTAGTTGCACGATATCAAATTACTCATTTCTACTTTTTTAAATgtttgaatttttaattttttggaaTCTTCTCTTAACCTCTTTTTTCTATATCCCAAACTAATTTATTACAACTGTTTTCTAAAATTTCATTGCTTTCTTTCTGCCCATGCTCACTATCAACTATCATTGTGCTTTATATGCCACTCACAGCCGGCCTCATCGATGATatatctcctcttcctcttcttccttcttcttccttcttccttcttcctctctcccttccttccttcttcctctctccCTCCCCTAGCCAAATGGTATCATAGACTGTTCTGACATACCATGTCTTGGTACTTAGGAATGAATCGGACTGGTATGGATCTAATGTCGGAAACTGAAAACCTTTGTACCAGCTACATGCTTTGATACCAGTTGGTAttatttctttgttatttttgtGGCTGGTACTGAGTGATATAAAAGGTTTGGTTTATCACCTGGTACATCGACATCATATCAGTCCAGCAAATTTACTGAAATTGGTATTCCATTGAGATTGAGAACCTTGGTTTCTATTGCAAATTAGAGTGTGATGTTCAACTTCCAATTGTTTCTTCAATTCAGTGCACCCTATTTTTTGAGTATAACAAAACCAGCATTTACATAATATTCCATTTGAAATAGCCAGAAATGCAGTTGTTTTTTAAAGGAAAATATATGTTCTTTGCATCGTTTGTAAAATTGGTGACCTTAACTACAAGAGGGAGTAGTTTTTAAGTATTAAGCAAGGTCTTACCTACCGGTTGGACCTATATGTATTGACTTGTATCTAGTGGTCCAACTAAATACTGGTATTGAAATGTTTAGCTGGATACTGGTCCATatactatttattttattattttattcaatgatatcaGGTGTTTACCATGACTGTACCAGTCAATAGGTCAATAGCTTGATACCAGTGCATATCCTGTCGTCGAGTTCATTTTAACATGAAACTGTCACTCTGCAGGTTATCATCACAGGAGACTTTCATTGCAGTCCTTTTGAGCATACATGGACTGTATTATTTGGAGATATTgaagttcctttggaaattgttCAGGATGGTGTTTTCCGTTGCTTAACTCCCCAGCAAAGTGCCAGAAAAGTCAAACTGTGCATTACATCTGGCAACAGCCAACTCTGCAGTGAGCCACATGAATTTGAATTTCGTGAGAAGCCAGAAAGAGCAAGCTCCAGTAGTACATCAGTTGGAGCTGTTGGAACAAAAATCTCAGCGGAACTCTTATCTCTGGTCAAATTTATGCAGATACTTTTTTCTAGTGCATCAAACCCTCAAGAAGATATTGAACTGGAAGTTGATCCTTTGAGGAAGTTGGAAGGATCCAAAAATCGGTTAGAACCAATCATCGAAGCTCTCCTATCTGGCTCTATGGCTCCAGAAAAGATAATGAATGCAATCCTTCAAGAACTATTAAAAGATAAGTTGCATCAGTGGTTATCATTTAAGCATCAAGGGGCTACCGAAAAAGATCATCCACTATCCAAACAAGAACAATGCATCATACACATGATCTCGGCCTTGGGTTATCAGTGGGCCTTACTTCCAATTCTCAAATCTGGTGTATGCATAAACTACCGTGATTCAAATGGATGGACTGCACTTCACTGGGCTGCAAGTTCTGGAAGGTATCTGAAATCAGTGCATCCATTTGCTTGCACTGACCTAGAATCCTAGCGTGTGGCTGAAATGAAATTATTTGAAGAATTAAAAGAACATATCTATCTAATTTTGAGCTTGATTCCTGATAACTTACACATGTTTAAATAGCTTTTGGGAAATCGACTTTGCAGGGAAGAAATGGTTGCTGCACTTCTTGCTGCTGGTGCTTCAGCCGGAGTTGTCACAAATCCAAGTGCACATGATCCAGCAGGCAAAACGCCAGCTTCTTTAGCTGCTGCCAGTGGTCACAAAGGTCTTGCTGGATATCTTTCAGAAGCTGCACTAACCAGTCATCTTTTTTCTCTGACAACTGAGAGAAATGAGAGATTCGAGGAGTCTGCTTATGTGGAGGTCCAGAGAGGTGTGAACAGTATATCTGAGAGGAGTGCCCATGCCCACTCAGATGGTGGGACAGAGGATCAACTTTCACTTAAAGATTCATTAGCAGCTGTCAGAAATGCAGTTCAAGCGGCAGCCCGTATACAAGGTGCTTTCCGAGCATATTCTTTCAGGAGGAAGCAACAAGAAGCTGCCATATGTATGTCTCCAGCAGGCGTACATGAACTTTCTGTTGCATCAAGGTCACATAAAGCATTTTATGGTTTTAGTGATAAAAAATATGAGCAAGCAGCTTTGTCAATTCAAAGGAATTATCAGCGTTGGAAAAGACGAAAGGAGTTTCTACAGAAACGTAGATGTATTGTGAAGATACAGGTACTTGAAATTTGCATTCTCTTTCGATCTTCTGCATACATTCGGGACATGAGTTGCACGTTACATTCGGCATTACCGTTTGCATAGAATAAGCAACTTCGATATCATTATGCTTATTATACTATTCATAGAATGTCTATGAAATATAGAAATATACCAACAAGTAAATGTAGTTATGAACAAATTCATCTTTAATAATGGTGGCATAAAAATAATTCTTAATACTTTAAATTGTTAGAGCGTGGTTTCCTCTTTGAGAGAGAAATTTCCTAGATGTCGACACTTAAAGCACAAGTCTCTCAGACATTTAATAAATTTAACTTCACGAAAGTCCGATATATTTCTGGAAGTTAGGTTTCATAATGTATTCTAGTTATTTATGAACTGCACACACTTTGGCCAGAATCTATTTGTACATCACAATCTTGCTTCCAAAGAGCACTTTCAATGAATTCTATAAAATCCTTTTACATGAATATAAAATTGCATTTGAATGTTTCTAGTAACAACCCGTAACGTGTTGCATTACTTGGAACAAGTGTTTGTTTTGACACTAATTTTATTTGAGTAGACATTGATAGACAGTACTCTGCCTTTGCCATATGGTCatgacttttttttctttcttctttcaatTGTTGTTATGACAGGCTCATGTAAGAGGTCGTCTAGCAAGGGAAAATTACAAGGAGCTCCTTTGGAGCGTTGGTGTCCTAGAAAAGGCCCTGCTGCGATGGCATAGAAGAGGAGTTGGCTTACGGGGGTTTCAAGCTGAGCCAGAATATATCGACGAGGAAGAAGATGACATAGTCAAGGTTTTACGTAGGCAAAACTTGGATACAGCTATTAATGAAGCTGTCTTCAAGGTCACATCCGTGGTAGGGAGCCCTCGAGCACGGCAGCAGTACCGCCGGATGCTTGAAAGCTACCAACAGgttaaggtaaaaaaaaaaaacttagaattCATATGACACCGTGTGAAGATTGTGATGGTACAGATTTACAGCTTACTCCCGAGTTTGCAGAAATGATGGAAAATGGTGCATCTTTTATCATTCAACACGAAACTTTAATTGGCTGCTGCTTCTGGAATGTCATTTATTTAGAAGTCTATCATGTCTTGTTAGATTTGTTAAAAATCATGTGATTAGCTGGAGTTATGATTAAGCACTAGTTTATGTAACTGAAGTTTTAGATGCCCCTTGTAATGTTAAGTTGAAGGTTCTGAAATTTTCTTGCCTGTTCTCTCTTGAAATTCCCCTTTCAGGACTCGATCATCTTGTCTTCACCCAAAGGTCCTGATTCAGCTTCCACAAAATCTTGAATAAGGGGCAGCTGAAGCACAATGGTCTGGCAATCAGCAACCTTCTGGTCCGGTTCAGAATGTCTTTCCTCGACAAGTTTCTTAGGTACATCTTGAATGTGACCTTTAGCAGTGAAGTTACAGATTCATTGATGCTATCTTCTACATGTTGAAATCTAAATGATCTTATAGACAGGAAGTTTCTTTGAAGTAAAATATTGGAGTTCGTGATTCTTACATCCCATGTTCTTGCCATCTTTAAACTCGTGTCTATATGAGTAGacatctcatctcaaaagatactgatagaaccctaaggttttatcgtaaaagaaatggaagaaaaggggatgatgactttgaggggatcagcctctttttcttccatttcttttacgataaaacattagggttctatcatttggtatcagagcattttacgataagactttagggtcttatcatttggtattagagcccttctttcttttacgataaaatcttagggttctatcatttggtattagagcggcgatccttggcgttctcgttgCAACaagcaatcaatcaatgaaccaatCAATGAAGGAAATATTATTCTAGTCTGTGAactaaaccctaggaggtcgatccccttgaaacgatcaagaaggccgatcccctcaaagggatcatccctttttttttttatttcttcctttttttttacgataaaaccttaggattctatcatttggtatcagagcattttacgataagactttaggatcttatcatttgatatcggAGCCCTTATTTtttttacgataaaaccttaAGGTTATATCAAATACTTATTCTTCGAGAATATTTGACAGTAATTAATGTTTTGCAGTTTCTGCTGTGGCCATAATttgtctttcttttctctttctctgcaGGCCAAGCTGGataattgtacataataaaacaGCCGAAGAATAATCATGATGTGTGGAACTATCACAGCAAACTTGAGTTTAATCGTGCACACGATAAAGAAGATCGACAAAAGCTAAAGGATGGATCATTCCGAAAGGTTGGTTAGAAGATGACGCCATTACCAACTAAAACGGGTGCTTTATCTGTTTGTCTAACTGTAATCTAGCGGTCGTACATAGTTCTTTGTAGAGGTTGCTCTCTTTGTATCTACTTGCTACGAGATTTGTGGCATTACCTTCATGTATTATTCTGTTCTTGGTCCAAAGTTCACTTTTCTCTCACTTTgttaatgtcacgacccgggtcttatGGGTTAACtggtctatcaacttcatttgatcTAAATCACTGACTAAAAATACTTAAACTGAAATTGATAAGTCAATTTGAGGGTGTTACAATCTCCCTCACTTAAAGATTTGTCGTCCTCGTCAAGGTTTAGCatgagtcctctgactccatctATGAATAGTCTTTTTCTATTCGAGCTTTCTCAATTTCGTTTGGTTTAAACCATTGACCAAAAATATTTAAACTGAAGTTGATAAACTAtcctatttaatatatatatatatatggataaaaATCATAACAATAGATTCTATTATAAAGAAAATATAGCATTTCAAGTCTATTGCAATCTTCCAACAATGTCAATCGTAAAGAAAACATAGTATTCAACATTTAAGTATTatctttaaatataaatctaaaacaATGCTGATTTCGACTTAACAAAATGAAGTATTGGATGACTTTAAACTTAATTTCTATATGCATGTTAACAAGAAACTATATTacaaacttgtttttttttttctttttactgatAACCAAAAATCTTATCACGAGAAATTATATTTCAAGTAAAATTTACTATCATGATATAATCTTGTGGACAAGAAACTATATCTCACGTAAACAAGATATTGCTTCGTACAGCACATCACACGACCGATGACGTCAGAGCATCGTCCTGCGACTTGAACGTGACTGCACTCATGGCCTGGTGGTCGGAGCGATAGGTGAGAAGGTTCCATGTTTCGGTGCAGTGTCCATTCCTTTCGTGCCCACGTTGCTGCGTCAATATTCGTGCTGCCCTTGTTATTTTGACCCTTCATGCAGCGAAGGGTCGCAATACTATCTatcactcacacacacacacacacacacagctcgTGGACAGAAGCCATGGAGAAGAAAGTGATGCTGATCAAGAGCTTGGAACATCTgctggtagagagagagagaggatgtgaTGTGATTCGCATTACATGTCCGCTTGTTTGATTGCTACATCCATAGGGTGTGTTGGCTGAGCATGGATTAGATACCGATAAGGATAGGACCAAcaaatggatagcattcctattaatatatattattcgGTATGAATCTAAACCCAACTATTTAGGCATCCGAACTCGATTGTCCTATCTAAATCTACTAAAGAAAACTCTttagtagatatatatatatatatataagaaaaagttatatttattttgataagatTCATAGTATCATTACTAGTGCGAGCTCCTCTTCTCCCTTCCCCTTcgtttcctctcctcctcctcttcaccCTTCCTCCCTCTCGGATCGTACTTTGTATCTTTTCTATCCCAAATTTTCATGATATCAGGGTCGGTAAAAATAACTTTCTTTTTTTATGATATCGGAGTAGGTTTCGAATTTTAGAGGCTAATACAAATTAGGAGCTTTTAGGATTTATTAGGCCatctaatttaaaataattatcatcCATCATTGATTAAATACATGAGGTCTATGATTAAATTGGAGCGAAGCTTGCACGCCAGACGATGCTGAACTGACCAGAAAACGAGGAGGAGACTGTCTGTGGCCGCTCGCTGGTCGTTGAGCTACAAACGAAATCATTGTTCAATGAACTGTTTCCGAGTGTCATCAAGTTCTTGAGGAGGACAGAAATGTCATGTTCACAAGCTGAAAGCTCTAATCATTTCGCGTTTCATGAATCTAAGGGAGACATCTGGCGTCTTGGTATAGTTGTTCCTCTGGGTTTTAGTTGTGTGTCTCAGTCTCCCTCACACACAGTCCTTTTCGAATCTAGAAAATTGTttcgtggaagaagaagaagagaaatagaACTCTCTTTCTATTTGTGAGGCTCCTCTCTTGGTTCCTAGATTCTATAAGATCTCGTTGCCGCTGCTTCTTCACCACCAGCTTGCCAGCTTTCTCCTTTTCTGAGAGAAGAATATAAGAGAGGAAGAAAGTTCCTGTTTTGGAGCTTTGATCCCAGTGTTTTGCTTGAGAATCACACAGAAAAGGCCAAAAGATGCATCTTTACATGGCTTGTAGTTTGGATTTCTTCTCTTCCGAAGCTATCAAATCCAGGTAATCAAGAAGGAAAGAGAAGAATATCCACACTTGAGctcaaaaaaggaagaaagaacccGACTCGATCACTTTCCCTCGTTGTTCCTGAACCAGGCACCGTTGGTAAAAGGGTAAAGGTCCCACCTTTGACTCGATTGCTCAACCTAGCGAGGCGAGGAACGATGGACAGGCTCCAAGGAAACCTGCAGTCCTTCTTCCACAACAGATGGTTGGTGTTTGTGGCGGCAATGTGGATGCAGTCCTGGGCCGGGATCGGCTACTTGTTCGGCAGCATCTCGCCGGTGATAAAGAGTTCCATGGGCTA
Protein-coding sequences here:
- the LOC135605193 gene encoding calmodulin-binding transcription activator 4-like isoform X2 — its product is MMQRDFDINKLSKETQFRWLKPVEVLFILQNHETFEITQKPPQKPPSGSLFLFNRRVLRYFRNDGHSWRKKRNGRTIREGHERLKIGNYEAINCYYAHGEPNSCFQRRSYWMLDPAFDHIVLVHYREVIKGRHIPKSIVSSSIDSCPTLRYSTSVSNDQAQGIHSRTIEFNDPCQNSCSPGSVEEVISQVTGGNIKMSHLNTMDRSESTNQLLQPELSQALRKLEEQLSLDKDKDSFASSEEELPPFCNLNVETHNTQDETKSPKEEALQNPLDKFQQMSNGHNEDSLQYDNGLEWRHGSLFPQSYATEADNYGANYSLLIQGTGETAPSAEISEFSSLFTDMWFDQSQFGAPRRTESGLTLAERHLFTIHEVVPEWAFSSEPTKVIITGDFHCSPFEHTWTVLFGDIEVPLEIVQDGVFRCLTPQQSARKVKLCITSGNSQLCSEPHEFEFREKPERASSSSTSVGAVGTKISAELLSLVKFMQILFSSASNPQEDIELEVDPLRKLEGSKNRLEPIIEALLSGSMAPEKIMNAILQELLKDKLHQWLSFKHQGATEKDHPLSKQEQCIIHMISALGYQWALLPILKSGVCINYRDSNGWTALHWAASSGREEMVAALLAAGASAGVVTNPSAHDPAGKTPASLAAASGHKGLAGYLSEAALTSHLFSLTTERNERFEESAYVEVQRGVNSISERSAHAHSDGGTEDQLSLKDSLAAVRNAVQAAARIQGAFRAYSFRRKQQEAAICMSPAGVHELSVASRSHKAFYGFSDKKYEQAALSIQRNYQRWKRRKEFLQKRRCIVKIQAHVRGRLARENYKELLWSVGVLEKALLRWHRRGVGLRGFQAEPEYIDEEEDDIVKVLRRQNLDTAINEAVFKVTSVVGSPRARQQYRRMLESYQQVKDSIILSSPKGPDSASTKS
- the LOC135605193 gene encoding calmodulin-binding transcription activator 4-like isoform X1; translation: MMQRVTDFDINKLSKETQFRWLKPVEVLFILQNHETFEITQKPPQKPPSGSLFLFNRRVLRYFRNDGHSWRKKRNGRTIREGHERLKIGNYEAINCYYAHGEPNSCFQRRSYWMLDPAFDHIVLVHYREVIKGRHIPKSIVSSSIDSCPTLRYSTSVSNDQAQGIHSRTIEFNDPCQNSCSPGSVEEVISQVTGGNIKMSHLNTMDRSESTNQLLQPELSQALRKLEEQLSLDKDKDSFASSEEELPPFCNLNVETHNTQDETKSPKEEALQNPLDKFQQMSNGHNEDSLQYDNGLEWRHGSLFPQSYATEADNYGANYSLLIQGTGETAPSAEISEFSSLFTDMWFDQSQFGAPRRTESGLTLAERHLFTIHEVVPEWAFSSEPTKVIITGDFHCSPFEHTWTVLFGDIEVPLEIVQDGVFRCLTPQQSARKVKLCITSGNSQLCSEPHEFEFREKPERASSSSTSVGAVGTKISAELLSLVKFMQILFSSASNPQEDIELEVDPLRKLEGSKNRLEPIIEALLSGSMAPEKIMNAILQELLKDKLHQWLSFKHQGATEKDHPLSKQEQCIIHMISALGYQWALLPILKSGVCINYRDSNGWTALHWAASSGREEMVAALLAAGASAGVVTNPSAHDPAGKTPASLAAASGHKGLAGYLSEAALTSHLFSLTTERNERFEESAYVEVQRGVNSISERSAHAHSDGGTEDQLSLKDSLAAVRNAVQAAARIQGAFRAYSFRRKQQEAAICMSPAGVHELSVASRSHKAFYGFSDKKYEQAALSIQRNYQRWKRRKEFLQKRRCIVKIQAHVRGRLARENYKELLWSVGVLEKALLRWHRRGVGLRGFQAEPEYIDEEEDDIVKVLRRQNLDTAINEAVFKVTSVVGSPRARQQYRRMLESYQQVKDSIILSSPKGPDSASTKS